ACAAGCGCTGTTCCCCAAGCTCCCACTCGAAAAAATTTGGTCTGAAAAATGACTACCATGTTTTTTAATCTAGTAATAAAAATTTCAAAAAAGAAATTTAAAACCACATCACCCCCTCGATTAAAAACAGGAAATTGTCCACCATCACACGATTTAAGAAAAACAAAAACACGTGACAAAAAGAAATATATAATAATTTCTAAATTTTCAACCATGAAAGCGATTATTTTAAAAGCCGGGCGCGATAAATCGGCCCTCCGCTACCATCCTTGGATTTTTAGTGGTGCCATCGACGAAGTTGTCGGAGACCCAGAGCTCGGTGACGTTGTTGAAGTTTACAGCTACAAGAGCGATTTTCTTGGCCTTGCAGCGTATTCCCCAAAATCCCAGATCCGGGGCCGTTTCTGGACATTCGGAAACGAAGGCAAGAATACAAAAATCGATAGAGAATTCTTTAGCGATATTCTCGACCGCGCAATTACCTCCCGCAAGAGCCGTGGATTCGACATCCATGACAAGGAAAGCGCATTCCGCCTCGTGAACGCCGAAAACGACGGCATTCCGGGTTGCATTATCGACAAATACGCCGATATTTACTCTGTCGAAATTCTCGCGGCCGGTGCCGAAGTCAACCGTAAAACCATTTACGAACTGCTGGCCGAAAAGACGGAATGCCGCGGCATTTACGAACGCTGTGATTCCGAAGTCCGCAAAAAAGAAGGGCTTCCCCTCCGTACAGGCGTCGTATTTGGCGAAGTTCCTGATGAACCGGTCATCATCAACGAAAACGGCATTCTGTTCCCCATCGACGTGAAGAATGGCCACAAGACGGGCTACTACCTCGACCAGCGCGATGCAAGACGCCGCGTCGGCGAGCTCACTGCAGGCAAAAAAGTGCTCAACTGTTTCTGCTACACCGGCGGATTCGGGCTCTACGCACTCCGTGGCGGCTGCGAAAAGGTTTATCAAGTCGATGTTTCCAAGGATGCGCTCAAGCTCGCCAAAGAAGGCATCATGAGGAACAAATTAAGCACAGCACACGCAACACATGTA
This sequence is a window from Fibrobacter succinogenes. Protein-coding genes within it:
- a CDS encoding class I SAM-dependent rRNA methyltransferase, encoding MKAIILKAGRDKSALRYHPWIFSGAIDEVVGDPELGDVVEVYSYKSDFLGLAAYSPKSQIRGRFWTFGNEGKNTKIDREFFSDILDRAITSRKSRGFDIHDKESAFRLVNAENDGIPGCIIDKYADIYSVEILAAGAEVNRKTIYELLAEKTECRGIYERCDSEVRKKEGLPLRTGVVFGEVPDEPVIINENGILFPIDVKNGHKTGYYLDQRDARRRVGELTAGKKVLNCFCYTGGFGLYALRGGCEKVYQVDVSKDALKLAKEGIMRNKLSTAHATHVEADVFQYLRKCRDKAETFDFIVLDPPKFVESKDNLQKGARGYKDINLLAMKLLAEGGMLATFSCSGLMEMDLFQKIIADAAADAHRRVQIIERFGQPADHPVNTAFPEGQYLKGLLVQVV